The segment CAGATCTCCTTTAAAATCGCTGTAACCAGGGGAATCTATTAAGTTGTGTTTGATTGATTTCCATTTAAGATTTGCAACGGACAATCTGAGGGACATCTTCTTCTCAATTTCTTCGTTTATATAATCCATTGTGGTCGTGCCATCATCCACCGTACCGTGCCTGTTTATAGAGCCTGCATTGAAAAGCATGGTTTCTGCAAGCGAAGTTTTTCCAGCACCACTCGCTCCGATTATGGCATAATTCCTGATATTTTCTTTGGGAACTTTCAGCATTAAATTCCTCCGAATTTATTATTATTTTTTACTAAAATTGTGGTTGCGTGCTTTTAGTGTCAAACTTTTTAAATATTAGTTTTGACAGTGCATTATAGCAAATTTTTGGTTGTGAAATTACTGAATATTTTTGTATTTATCCTGTATTAATTCCCCCAACTTCCGATAAGATTGCTTTGTCGGTTCTAATAACGATTTATTGTAAATAATTGCCGCGGGATGGGTAAGAGGAAAAATTTGTTTCTTCCCGACAGAAAATAATTTTCCAACATATTCAGCGAAATCCGACTTAGCAATTCTGGGAAAAAAATATTTTTCGAAGATGTAATTTGTTGCATAAAAGCCCAATGGGACTAATATTTCCGGATTTATGAACTCAATCTCCATATCCAAAAAATATGAACAAAGTTGAATTTCATCCTGCTTGGGTTTTCTACAATTAGGCAGCATACATTTCAACAAATTTGTGATGTAAATATCGCTTCGATTGATCTTTGCAAACGAAAATAACTCATTTAATATTTTACCGGAAGGTCCCACAAACATGCATCCTTGCTTATCCTCCACTTCCCCCGGAGCCTGAGCAATAAGCATTGTCCTAGCACTCAAATTTCCTTCACCAACTATGCTCTGTGTCCGAGTTTGATGAAGCCGGCA is part of the Candidatus Cloacimonadota bacterium genome and harbors:
- a CDS encoding uracil-DNA glycosylase: CRLHQTRTQSIVGEGNLSARTMLIAQAPGEVEDKQGCMFVGPSGKILNELFSFAKINRSDIYITNLLKCMLPNCRKPKQDEIQLCSYFLDMEIEFINPEILVPLGFYATNYIFEKYFFPRIAKSDFAEYVGKLFSVGKKQIFPLTHPAAIIYNKSLLEPTKQSYRKLGELIQDKYKNIQ